From Homalodisca vitripennis isolate AUS2020 chromosome 1, UT_GWSS_2.1, whole genome shotgun sequence, the proteins below share one genomic window:
- the LOC124357136 gene encoding rho GTPase-activating protein 39 isoform X5 codes for MASERMEWVEIIEPRTKEHMYANLTTGECVWDPPKGVPVKKTDNNQWWELFDQNTSRFYYYNATSQKTVWHRPQNCDIIPLAKLQTLKQNTEPAVLEDTGDTSSQRPKESVATQTPGRVRTHTHANKEPGESLKTAGSSSSRAVAIETQTSPPSSPRSSRRTHHHHHHHRHQHVSQQTTSQQTHTPSRVPSSAAECSRPRRGSQGSWYNRTTQTQTGPVQESGRSSDSSCVSLSRNSLESSVKPLESPNHCALKHSPSSGLTLSTSTPVLKKKPLSDANTQSDRRTAGISVQRSASNAAHLPAKQKSFDIDISVGGGYSLGHENRNSGSSVSRNRPTLCSSQSNQQLSRSRSQTTPQPITTPLTVSSTLSLDQEEEDSMHEKYFLSSNAQLSSGRRSVESTPQARRKHQHRCPKLSPDYANLASSVPPPPHARHSHSSSSNSSTLAGGHRVQPPHLVTREAGLSSSDNENDSSSSVSSSPRTQPLLHPDSTTNDHNDKVMKRATFNSHHVDDRHNNSLQQNRRTALKNNGNHSHAPCTRIDNKTDSSPVYSNQPLAGIILEQEMQEHLLPLQQYILEQAKLSGCYRFGDSLVEEADSLHSEEEDGGHLLQGGVEYDSDEFADDEGMSNQDDSSSQEYLHDEPSYLDTVEQYRYANWERSYPTVTDGRVSDYVVDSLESRMAASSGYNTNLTSSLSQQQTSRRALGLNTPLPLETQHASLKRKKEPSAPPPVLYSPIMERAELSRVVLNKKLPSESDIEKYAQDNLNIHKKGIFRKKFSIRDMLSWSKDPIRKPMLVLSDKSLKKDAVEMFKLVQIYMSDRKAKLGMSLNSVALEICNYGYTKPALRDELYIQICRQTTENPRRESLRRGWELLAICLSFFPPSPKFQTYLDSYMNRHRDPSFDFPEVGKWPIHVQVSHYASVACKRLERGGEGGKRPPRKPTLEEIDQARLQIFRPSMFGSTLQEVMALQKERFPHYKLPWIQTTLSDEVLRLQGAQTEGIFRVSADVDEVTSLKMQLDRWERPTDWTDAHTPASLLKLWYRELYEPLIPDTMYNECIQHHDNPIRAIQIVDSLPEINRLVLSYLVRFLQIFARSEVVQQTKMDASNLAMVIAPNCLRCMSHDPRIIFDNARKEMAFMRTLIQYLDTNYMEGVV; via the exons ACACTAAAGCAGAACACAGAACCTGCAGTGCTTGAGGACACAGGTGATACCAGTTCGCAAAGACCAAAGGAGTCTGTAGCTACTCAAACACCAGGCCGAGTTAGAACTCACACACATGCAAACAAG GAGCCTGGCGAGAGTTTGAAGACTGCCGGCAGCAGCAGCAGCAGAGCCGTTGCCATAGAGACACAAACATCACCTCCAAGCTCACCGAGATCTTCTCGTAGaactcatcatcatcatcaccaCCATCG ACACCAACATGTATCCCAGCAGACAACATCACAACAGACCCATACTCCCAGTAGAGTACCCTCGTCTGCTGCAGAGTGTAGTAGGCCGAGACGGGGAAGTCAGGGTTCGTGGTACAACCGCACTACCCAGACACAG ACGGGTCCGGTACAAGAGTCCGGTCGGTCCAGTGACTCCAGCTGTGTATCCCTCAGTCGCAACTCTCTGGAATCTTCAGTGAAACCCCTGGAGTCCCCGAACCATTGCGCCCTCAAGCATTCCCCCTCATCGGGCCTCACCTTGTCCACATCAACCCCTGTCCTCAAGAAGAAGCCCTTGAGTGACGCTAACACCCAGTCCGATAGACGCACAGCTGGCATCTCTGTGCAGAGAAGTGCTTCCAACGCTGCTCATCTTCCCGCCAAGCAGAAAAGTTTTGATATTGATATAA GTGTTGGAGGAGGTTATAGTCTTGGCCACGAGAACCGCAACAGTGGCAGCAGTGTCAGTAGAAACAGACCCACACTGTGTAGTAGCCAGTCCAACCAGCAACTGTCTCGGAGTCGAAGTCAGACCACCCCGCAACCTATT ACAACCCCATTAACTGTATCTTCCACTCTGTCTTTGGATCAGGAAGAAGAGGATTCAATGCATGAGAAGTATTTTCTGTCAAGCAATGCTCAGTTGTCCAGTGGAAGGAGATCTGTTGAATCTACGCCGCAG GCAAGAAGAAAACACCAACACCGCTGCCCGAAGCTCAGTCCTGACTACGCTAACCTGGCCAGCAGCGTACCTCCCCCTCCACACGCCCGACACTCGCACTCCTCCTCGTCCAACTCCTCTACGTTAGCAGGCGGTCACAGGGTACAGCCACCCCACCTTGTTACCAG AGAGGCGGGCTTGTCAAGCAGTGATAATGAGAACGACTCAAGCTCTAGTGTGTCTTCTAGTCCCCGAACACAGCCGTTACTACATCCTGACAGCACTACCAACGATCACAACGACAAAG TGATGAAACGAGCGACCTTCAATAGTCATCATGTGGATGATCGTCACAACAATTCTCTCCAGCAAAACCGAAGAACGGCCTTGAAGAACAACGGTAACCATAGCCATGCACCTTGTACGAGGATAGATAACAAGACGGACTCATCGCCTGTCTACTCGAACCAGCCACTAGCAGGTATCATCCTGGAGCAGGAGATGCAGGAACACCTGTTACCTCTGCAGCAGTACATCCTGGAGCAAGCCAAGCTGTCAG GTTGTTATAGGTTTGGTGACAGTCTAGTTGAAGAAGCCGACTCCTTACATTCGGAGGAGGAGGATGGTGGTCATCTGCTACAAGGAGGGGTGGAGTACGACAGCGATGAGTTTGCTGATGATGAGGGAATGTCTAACCAGGACGATTCTAGTAGTCAGGAATACCTTCACGATGAACCGAGTTACCTTGATACTGTCGAACAGTACAGATATGCCAACTGGGAAAGGAGTTACCCTACAG TTACAGACGGCCGAGTGAGCGACTATGTGGTGGACAGTCTGGAGTCAAGGATGGCAGCTTCTAGTGGCTACAACACGAACCTCACATCCTCTCTCTCTCAACAGCAGACCTCTAGAA GAGCATTAGGGTTGAATACGCCACTTCCGCTAGAAACTCAACATGCTTCGCTCAAGCGTAAGAAAGAACCTTCTGCGCCTCCTCCAGTCCTTTACTCACCCATCATGGAGAGGGCAGAA TTGTCACGAGTCGTGTTGAACAAGAAGCTGCCATCGGAGAGTGACATTGAGAAGTATGCTCAAGATAATCTCAACATCCACAAGAAAGGAATCTTTAGGAAAAAGTTTTCTATTCGAGATATGTTATCGTGGTCCAAA GATCCGATAAGAAAGCCGATGTTGGTATTGTCGGACAAGTCGCTGAAGAAGGATGCAGTTGAGATGTTCAAGCTAGTACAGATCTATATGAGTGACCGCAAGGCTAAACTGGGAATGAGTCTCAACAGCGTAGCCTTGGAGATCTGCAACTATGGTTACACCAAGCCGGCACTTCGCGATGAGTTGTACATCCAGATCTGCCGCCAGACCACCGAGAACCCCAGGAG aGAGAGTTTAAGAAGAGGCTGGGAACTGCTAGCAATTTGTTTGTCTTTCTTCCCACCGTCACCAAAGTTTCAAACGTACCTGGATAGTTATATGAATAG GCATAGAGATCCTAGTTTTGATTTCCCAGAAGTGGGGAAGTGGCCAATCCATGTACAAGTCAGCCATTATGCGAGTGTGGCTTGTAAAAGGCTCGAACGAGGAGGAGAAGGAGGTAAAAGACCACCAAGAAAGCCAACGTTAGAAGAAATAGATCAAGCTCGG TTGCAGATCTTCAGGCCTAGTATGTTTGGATCAACTTTACAAGAAGTGATGGCGTTACAGAAAGAAAGGTTCCCACATTACAAATTGCCTTGGATACAAACCACTCTCTCTGACGAAGTGTTAAGATTACAAGGCGCTCAAACTGAGGGTATTTTTAG GGTATCAGCTGATGTGGACGAGGTGACGAGTCTAAAGATGCAGCTGGACAGGTGGGAGCGGCCGACAGACTGGACAGACGCTCACACTCCGGCGTCGCTGCTCAAACTCTGGTACCGAGAGTTGTACGAGCCCCTCATACCCGACACCATGTACAACGAGTGCATACAACACCACGACAATCCCATCAGAGCTATTCAGATAGTCGATAGTCTTCCAGAAATCAACAGGCTGGTCTTGTCTTACCTCGTGCGATTCCTACAG ATATTTGCACGGAGCGAGGTGGTCCAGCAGACAAAGATGGATGCCAGCAACTTGGCTATGGTGATTGCTCCCAATTGCCTACGGTGCATGTCACATGATCCAagaattatttttgataatgCACGCAAGGAGATGGCTTTCATGCGCACGCTTATTCAGTACCTAGATACAAATTATATGGAAGGAGTTGTATAG
- the LOC124357136 gene encoding rho GTPase-activating protein 39 isoform X1: MASERMEWVEIIEPRTKEHMYANLTTGECVWDPPKGVPVKKTDNNQWWELFDQNTSRFYYYNATSQKTVWHRPQNCDIIPLAKLQTLKQNTEPAVLEDTGDTSSQRPKESVATQTPGRVRTHTHANKEPGESLKTAGSSSSRAVAIETQTSPPSSPRSSRRTHHHHHHHRHQHVSQQTTSQQTHTPSRVPSSAAECSRPRRGSQGSWYNRTTQTQTGPVQESGRSSDSSCVSLSRNSLESSVKPLESPNHCALKHSPSSGLTLSTSTPVLKKKPLSDANTQSDRRTAGISVQRSASNAAHLPAKQKSFDIDISVGGGYSLGHENRNSGSSVSRNRPTLCSSQSNQQLSRSRSQTTPQPITTPLTVSSTLSLDQEEEDSMHEKYFLSSNAQLSSGRRSVESTPQARRKHQHRCPKLSPDYANLASSVPPPPHARHSHSSSSNSSTLAGGHRVQPPHLVTREAGLSSSDNENDSSSSVSSSPRTQPLLHPDSTTNDHNDKVMKRATFNSHHVDDRHNNSLQQNRRTALKNNGNHSHAPCTRIDNKTDSSPVYSNQPLAGIILEQEMQEHLLPLQQYILEQAKLSGCYRFGDSLVEEADSLHSEEEDGGHLLQGGVEYDSDEFADDEGMSNQDDSSSQEYLHDEPSYLDTVEQYRYANWERSYPTVTDGRVSDYVVDSLESRMAASSGYNTNLTSSLSQQQTSRSNSLVSSVTGALGLNTPLPLETQHASLKRKKEPSAPPPVLYSPIMERAEWVDCRRQLSPSPPCSASFSRTPFPITAHSLPPSPSPLSASLQYEQLSRVVLNKKLPSESDIEKYAQDNLNIHKKGIFRKKFSIRDMLSWSKDPIRKPMLVLSDKSLKKDAVEMFKLVQIYMSDRKAKLGMSLNSVALEICNYGYTKPALRDELYIQICRQTTENPRRESLRRGWELLAICLSFFPPSPKFQTYLDSYMNRHRDPSFDFPEVGKWPIHVQVSHYASVACKRLERGGEGGKRPPRKPTLEEIDQARLQIFRPSMFGSTLQEVMALQKERFPHYKLPWIQTTLSDEVLRLQGAQTEGIFRVSADVDEVTSLKMQLDRWERPTDWTDAHTPASLLKLWYRELYEPLIPDTMYNECIQHHDNPIRAIQIVDSLPEINRLVLSYLVRFLQIFARSEVVQQTKMDASNLAMVIAPNCLRCMSHDPRIIFDNARKEMAFMRTLIQYLDTNYMEGVV, translated from the exons ACACTAAAGCAGAACACAGAACCTGCAGTGCTTGAGGACACAGGTGATACCAGTTCGCAAAGACCAAAGGAGTCTGTAGCTACTCAAACACCAGGCCGAGTTAGAACTCACACACATGCAAACAAG GAGCCTGGCGAGAGTTTGAAGACTGCCGGCAGCAGCAGCAGCAGAGCCGTTGCCATAGAGACACAAACATCACCTCCAAGCTCACCGAGATCTTCTCGTAGaactcatcatcatcatcaccaCCATCG ACACCAACATGTATCCCAGCAGACAACATCACAACAGACCCATACTCCCAGTAGAGTACCCTCGTCTGCTGCAGAGTGTAGTAGGCCGAGACGGGGAAGTCAGGGTTCGTGGTACAACCGCACTACCCAGACACAG ACGGGTCCGGTACAAGAGTCCGGTCGGTCCAGTGACTCCAGCTGTGTATCCCTCAGTCGCAACTCTCTGGAATCTTCAGTGAAACCCCTGGAGTCCCCGAACCATTGCGCCCTCAAGCATTCCCCCTCATCGGGCCTCACCTTGTCCACATCAACCCCTGTCCTCAAGAAGAAGCCCTTGAGTGACGCTAACACCCAGTCCGATAGACGCACAGCTGGCATCTCTGTGCAGAGAAGTGCTTCCAACGCTGCTCATCTTCCCGCCAAGCAGAAAAGTTTTGATATTGATATAA GTGTTGGAGGAGGTTATAGTCTTGGCCACGAGAACCGCAACAGTGGCAGCAGTGTCAGTAGAAACAGACCCACACTGTGTAGTAGCCAGTCCAACCAGCAACTGTCTCGGAGTCGAAGTCAGACCACCCCGCAACCTATT ACAACCCCATTAACTGTATCTTCCACTCTGTCTTTGGATCAGGAAGAAGAGGATTCAATGCATGAGAAGTATTTTCTGTCAAGCAATGCTCAGTTGTCCAGTGGAAGGAGATCTGTTGAATCTACGCCGCAG GCAAGAAGAAAACACCAACACCGCTGCCCGAAGCTCAGTCCTGACTACGCTAACCTGGCCAGCAGCGTACCTCCCCCTCCACACGCCCGACACTCGCACTCCTCCTCGTCCAACTCCTCTACGTTAGCAGGCGGTCACAGGGTACAGCCACCCCACCTTGTTACCAG AGAGGCGGGCTTGTCAAGCAGTGATAATGAGAACGACTCAAGCTCTAGTGTGTCTTCTAGTCCCCGAACACAGCCGTTACTACATCCTGACAGCACTACCAACGATCACAACGACAAAG TGATGAAACGAGCGACCTTCAATAGTCATCATGTGGATGATCGTCACAACAATTCTCTCCAGCAAAACCGAAGAACGGCCTTGAAGAACAACGGTAACCATAGCCATGCACCTTGTACGAGGATAGATAACAAGACGGACTCATCGCCTGTCTACTCGAACCAGCCACTAGCAGGTATCATCCTGGAGCAGGAGATGCAGGAACACCTGTTACCTCTGCAGCAGTACATCCTGGAGCAAGCCAAGCTGTCAG GTTGTTATAGGTTTGGTGACAGTCTAGTTGAAGAAGCCGACTCCTTACATTCGGAGGAGGAGGATGGTGGTCATCTGCTACAAGGAGGGGTGGAGTACGACAGCGATGAGTTTGCTGATGATGAGGGAATGTCTAACCAGGACGATTCTAGTAGTCAGGAATACCTTCACGATGAACCGAGTTACCTTGATACTGTCGAACAGTACAGATATGCCAACTGGGAAAGGAGTTACCCTACAG TTACAGACGGCCGAGTGAGCGACTATGTGGTGGACAGTCTGGAGTCAAGGATGGCAGCTTCTAGTGGCTACAACACGAACCTCACATCCTCTCTCTCTCAACAGCAGACCTCTAGAAGTAATAGTCTAGTCTCTTCTGTTACTG GAGCATTAGGGTTGAATACGCCACTTCCGCTAGAAACTCAACATGCTTCGCTCAAGCGTAAGAAAGAACCTTCTGCGCCTCCTCCAGTCCTTTACTCACCCATCATGGAGAGGGCAGAA TGGGTTGATTGCAGACGTCAGCTGTCCCCCTCTCCCCCTTGCAGTGCAAGTTTCTCTCGTACCCCTTTCCCTATTACTGCCCACTCTCTACCCCCCTCCCCCTCACCTCTGTCGGCGTCTCTGCAGTACGAGCAG TTGTCACGAGTCGTGTTGAACAAGAAGCTGCCATCGGAGAGTGACATTGAGAAGTATGCTCAAGATAATCTCAACATCCACAAGAAAGGAATCTTTAGGAAAAAGTTTTCTATTCGAGATATGTTATCGTGGTCCAAA GATCCGATAAGAAAGCCGATGTTGGTATTGTCGGACAAGTCGCTGAAGAAGGATGCAGTTGAGATGTTCAAGCTAGTACAGATCTATATGAGTGACCGCAAGGCTAAACTGGGAATGAGTCTCAACAGCGTAGCCTTGGAGATCTGCAACTATGGTTACACCAAGCCGGCACTTCGCGATGAGTTGTACATCCAGATCTGCCGCCAGACCACCGAGAACCCCAGGAG aGAGAGTTTAAGAAGAGGCTGGGAACTGCTAGCAATTTGTTTGTCTTTCTTCCCACCGTCACCAAAGTTTCAAACGTACCTGGATAGTTATATGAATAG GCATAGAGATCCTAGTTTTGATTTCCCAGAAGTGGGGAAGTGGCCAATCCATGTACAAGTCAGCCATTATGCGAGTGTGGCTTGTAAAAGGCTCGAACGAGGAGGAGAAGGAGGTAAAAGACCACCAAGAAAGCCAACGTTAGAAGAAATAGATCAAGCTCGG TTGCAGATCTTCAGGCCTAGTATGTTTGGATCAACTTTACAAGAAGTGATGGCGTTACAGAAAGAAAGGTTCCCACATTACAAATTGCCTTGGATACAAACCACTCTCTCTGACGAAGTGTTAAGATTACAAGGCGCTCAAACTGAGGGTATTTTTAG GGTATCAGCTGATGTGGACGAGGTGACGAGTCTAAAGATGCAGCTGGACAGGTGGGAGCGGCCGACAGACTGGACAGACGCTCACACTCCGGCGTCGCTGCTCAAACTCTGGTACCGAGAGTTGTACGAGCCCCTCATACCCGACACCATGTACAACGAGTGCATACAACACCACGACAATCCCATCAGAGCTATTCAGATAGTCGATAGTCTTCCAGAAATCAACAGGCTGGTCTTGTCTTACCTCGTGCGATTCCTACAG ATATTTGCACGGAGCGAGGTGGTCCAGCAGACAAAGATGGATGCCAGCAACTTGGCTATGGTGATTGCTCCCAATTGCCTACGGTGCATGTCACATGATCCAagaattatttttgataatgCACGCAAGGAGATGGCTTTCATGCGCACGCTTATTCAGTACCTAGATACAAATTATATGGAAGGAGTTGTATAG